The Nitrospira sp. sequence ATCTTGTCGTCTGCGTCGCCGCCGTCGGCCAGGCTCAATCCGCCGATCGGGAGCGCCGTCAGCAGGATGTCGCTGTGCGGAATGCTCTTCTCCGACAACACGCAGATATCGAGCGGATCGCCGTCTCCCACCATGTCCTTGCGGCGGGCTCGCCTGGCGAAGATGGCGGCCACCTGCTCTCCGGAATAGGTCTGCGGAATCAGTCCATAATAGACCGGGCAGAAGTTGGAAAACCGCTGCGGCCGATCCACCTTGAGGAAGCCGCTGCTCTTGTCCACTTCATATTTGACCGTGTCGGTCGGGACGATTTCGATGTAGGCGGTGACTACATCCGGGGCTTCTTGCCCGATGGATACGCCGTGCCACGGATGCGCCTTGAACATCAGTCTGAGCAGGCGTTGAAAGGGATCGCTTCCCCCATGTACTTCAGCCGTCATATCTACGTCTTCTTCTCCCTTTCCCTTCCCTCTCTTCTCTCTCATAGCTCCTCCGCATTGCTTCCGACCATTCCCGAGAAATCCGTCTCTCCTCGATTGGGCGCTAGTATCTCTCAGGAACTCGATCAGGGCAATGGTTTCCAACCTTCTTTTATGGTCTCTCCCAAGGTCAAGATCGAAACAGGTTGGACGGCCTTGCATATGACGGATAAGAGGCTCTGGAATATCTATGGATATCTTTCCTGCGGAAACCAGTCTCGAGCAACAGTTCCTGGCGGCTTGACGGCGTTACCTACTGGCGCGTAGCATACACGTAAGGCGTTTCTGCTACGCCGTCGGTTCATCTTCGCGCATCTCTGCCTCGTTTAGGCGAACGATCGTTCAAGCCCCGCTGCTCCAACGTCAGAATCGTCCCGTGCATCTTCGGCAAGATAGTCTTAGATCGGTCAACTCAAACAGGAAGGAGTCGCGATGGGAGAGCAGAAGCCTATTACCGGCCGGATTCTCGAATCGCTCCAAGGTTCCTCTGAATGCGAGTTCGAGACCTTGGTGACTCGCCTGCCGCAATTTACCTGGAACGAACTGTTTTCCGAAATCTCCCGCTTGAGCCGAATGGGCCAAATCACTATTACGAGAGGTGTGGGGATCTTCACCATCAGGCAGGTTGCCGCACTGAAATGAGTGAAATGGTTCCCGGCCCATGGGGAGCCTTGAACCTTGACGTGAGACGAAGAAACCGTGCCAGGAATCGATTCCGCAGGGCATGGCGAGGTTTCGCAGCCTTGGTGTACAATACCTCTGTGACGAGTCGCCCTTCTTACGGAGGCTCTCATGGGACGGAAGCACTCACCGCATCACGAAGACACGTATCGGGCCCGAGCGCTCAAACTCTTTCCATGGATTTGCGCGCACTGCGGACGAGAATTTGACGGCAAAAAGCTGAGCCAGCTCACCGTCCATCACAAGGATCACAATCACGACAACAATCCGCTCGACGGCAGCAACTGGGAGCTGCTGTGTCTCTACTGTCATGACAACGAGCACCAGCGATATTTGGTCGCTGACACACCTGGTGAGACACCGCCGAGCCGTGAGCAGGAACGGCCTTCGACCTTCACACCCTTCGCCCATCTCGCAAACTTGCTGAAGCGCAAGGACGTCGCCTGATAGGACGTCGCTCGGGCACCCGGTCTAGAGTTCGCTCACCTGCAAGGAATGATCAATGCGCCTCACTCAATGAAAGCACCGGCGTCTCTTCGGCTTGGCACTCCCACAGACTCCATGAGTAGTCCATTGAGATCACTTGGTACTCGGTTCGTTTTACGAAGCCGGCGTATTCCTGGAGCATCAGTTCTTCGACCGGACAGGAGTAAGCGATCAGAACACGGTGCCCCGTCACGGCTTGGAACCGGCGCATGTTCTCGGCGACCTCTTTGAACACGGGTCCGAGGAAGGGCCGGTACATGTAAATGAGCAGATCGGTGTCGGGAAACTTAAAGTCCGCCGCATTGATGCAGTCCACCCTGACATTCCTGCACTGCACAGGATGTCGCCCGTTCGACAGATAGCCCTCGACATTGGCCGTCGCCACTTCGCAGTGCAATGGAGACAGCTCGACGCCGATCACCTCCTTAAACGGCAATTGAGCGGCGACGATCAACGCGCGGCCTTTCCCGCATCCCAGATCCACGAAGGAATACTGCTGGAGATCGAGTCCCTTCGTCGTGTTTTCCAGAATATGCCGGATCACGACCTCTCTCGTCGGCACATACCCGACCGCCAAGCTCCTCGCCGTTTCATCGGTGATACCGGCCTCGGAGGACTCAGTAACCCCCGAGGTCGCAACTCCATACTTCCGGTCAAAATCATCGGCTGGCTTTTGGCTCAGAAGGTATAGAATGACTTCCTTGACTGTTTCATAGAATCCAAATACCCGGTAGGTGTTCATCACAATCTTGAATTTCTCGTTGGTATCGGGCTCGTACTCCATGTGGCTCCTTTCGTGCGCCCGCGGCGCCATCGTATCTTCGCGGGCGGCTCCTCGTTACGCAACGGACCTGCCGTCAGCGACGCTGCGGGACTCCATCGAATCGCGATAGAATTTCACCGATCTGCTGATGGACCTGAACGCTCCGGACCGCATCCGTGTGTTCGCCGAGAACCGTTCCTATTTCTACAAGACCGTTGGTACACCGTGACCAGTCGACCGGCGCTGCTCCGAATTTGCTCAGGGTTGCGCTGGTCCACCAGGCATGGATCGGCGCCCGTAAGGGATCCTGCACAACAGCGTTCAGAATTCTGACTGTCTCCCGGTCCAAGGCGTAGCCGACCTTCAGCGCGTCGATGGACGCGTCGGACTCTTCCCGGGACAGCAGCTTGCGGTCTTGAGCCCATCGAATCGCATGTTCCACCCGCTCTTCCTCGCTCAACCGCGCCAGCTCGTCCTTCAACGCCTGCCGTTCGGCCTCTGGCAGCACCAGGAAGGCCTCCCTGCGGTCGCCCTGGATATAATGGTCCAGCTCCTCACTAACCGAGGCCGTAGACTCGGATGCCGCCTGTGGTTGTGTATCCAGAATGCCCAGAAATGCGAGGGACTGCCCCTGCTGCTCGAGTAAACGCCCCACAGCCAAGGCGACGGCCCCTCCATTGGACCATCCGAGAAGATGATACGGCCCGTCCGGTTGTCGCTCGCGGATGATGGCGGTGTAGCGCGCCGCGATCAGGTCCATCGACAGGGCATTCCACGGTTCCGAGAAGATCCAGCTCAAGGCCAATCCGTAGACGGGCCGGTCTTCACCCAACGCATAGGCGAGTGGTTGATAAGCGGAGACGTGCGTCCCCGTCGGATCGAAACAGAACAGCGGCGCGCCACCACGTCCGGCTTGAAACACCACGAACGGAGAAGACGCCGCTTCGGCTTGACCGGAGATCCGTTGCGCCAAGCCCGCGACTGTTGGAGCTTGGAACAGATCCAGCAGGGCGATCGGGTTCCCGATCATCCGTTGGATACGGGACACCAGCTGTACCGCAGTCAATGAGTGGCCACCGAGATCGAAAAAGTTGTCATGAATGCCCACGTGCGGCAGACCGAGCACCTCCGCCCACTCGCGTGCAAACCTTGCTTCCATATCCGTGCGGGGTGCCACGAACGCCTGTTGCGGATCCCGGCCAGCCGGGACCGGCAATGCGCGGCGATCCAGCTTGCCATTGGCGTTGCGGGGCAGCGACTCCAACACGACGATAACGGACGGCACCATATACTCCGGCAATCGCCCGCGTAAAAACTCGCGCAGGGCTTCGCTGGACGCGCGTCCCGCCGCATACGCGACGAGCCGTTTGTCTCCCCTGGCATCTTCACTCGTCACGACTGCAGCCTCATGCACGTCCGGGTGCGCAAGGAGTTGCGACTCGATTTCACCCAGCTCGATTCTAAACCCACGCACTTTGACCTGATGATCCATCCGGCCGATGAACTGAATGACACCGTTCGGCAGATGATGGGCCATGTCGCCGGTGCGATACAGGCGGGCGCCTGGCTCTTTCGCGAAGGGGTGAGGCACAAATACTTCGGCCGTCTTGGCCGGATTCAACAGGTAGCCCCTGCCGACACCTGCTCCCGCCACACATAATTCTCCCGCGACACCAACCGGCAGCGGCTTGAGAGACGATGACAGCACATAGAGCTCGAGGTTGGGCACGGGTCTGCCGACCGGCATAAAGGCGGCCTCCCCGTTTGGACTTTCGAAGATCTGATGCAGAGCCACATCGTCCGCACATTCCGCCGGGCCATAGGCATTGACCAGCGGAATCGACGGATAGCGCGCGAGCCAGCGGCAACACAGTTGCCCAGACAGCGCCTCTCCCGTCGGCAGCACCATCCGCAGTCGTTTGAGTTCAGGCTCGCGATTGTCCGCATCGGCTTCCATGTCGAGCATGCCGTGCAGCAGCGCAGGCACAGTTTCGAGGATCGTGACGCCCGCCGCTTCCGCGTGGCGCAGGAGCCGCGCCGGGTCATGAGCGATCTCGTCGGGAACGATGCACACGCGTCCCCCGCACAAGAGCGGCGCGAGAAATTGCCATACGGAAATGTCGAAACACTGGGAGGCCGTCTGAGCGATCACGTCGGCGGCCGTCAACCGAAGCGTCGTCACCTTACCCCACAAATGATTGAGCATTCCGCGATGCTCGACCATCGCGCCCTTGGGCATTCCCGTGGAGCCGGAGGTATAGATCACATAGACGGTTTGCGCGGCATGCCACGGGATACCGGGATTGCAATCCTGCTTCACCGACGACTGAATCTCCTCCATCGTCAGCAGAATCGGCCTTGAGTTCTTTGCAAGCTCTTCCACCAGCGGGTTCACACGCTGCCGATAGGTCTCCGTGGCCAACAGCACACGGGCGCGGCTTTCGCCGAGCATATGCACCAGCCGAAGATCCGGGTGCCCTGCGTCGAGCGGTACATAAATGCCCCCCGCCTTGAGAACTCCCAACAACATCGTGAGAAAATCCAAATCTCGGTCGCCCAAGAGCGCCACGGCCGTTTCGGGCCCCACTCCTTCGAGCAGCAACGCGTGGGCGACTCGGTTGGCCCGGCGATTCAATTCATCATACGTCACACGGCGATCCAACCAGACGGCCGCCACGCTGTCCGGTGTCGCCGACACTTGTGCTTCGAATAACTGAACAAACGACCGATCCGGTACCGAAAGGCAGGGTCCCACGTTCCAGTCCGTCAACAAGCGGTGCTCTTCCTCACCGGTCAATAGGCGCAACTCCTCGATTGTCGCGTCGGGTTTCGCGGCCATGTCTCGCAGGATCAGTTCATAGTGTTGGAGCATGCGCATGACGCTGTCGGCGGAAAACAGGTCGGTGTTGTACTCCATCGATGCGGTCAGCCCACTGTCGGTTTCGCACAGTGTCAGGGTCAGATCGAACTTGGCCGTCAGCGATTCCACATCCACGGTATCGATGTGAAGTCCTGGTATGTCCAGTTCCGATACGGGGGCGTTTTGCAGCTCGAACATGACCTGGAAGATCGGCGAGTAACTGACGTCGCGCACCGGCTGCAGCACCTCGACCAGTTTTTCGAACGGCACGTCCTGATGTGTATAGGCACCGAGACATACCTGCCGAACCAGCGCGAGGAGCTCGCGGACCGTCTGCGTTCCCGACAGGTCAGCCCGCAACGCCAGCGTGTTCACGAAGAAACCGATGAGCCCTTCGATCTCGCTACGGGTGCGGTTGGCGATCGGAGACCCGACAATGAGGTCCCGCCGACCCGTATACCTGAACAACAACGCATAGAATCCTGTCAGCAGGGTCATGAACAGCGTGACACCTTCATGCCGGCTGAGCTCGGTCATGGCTGCGGACAATTCAGGAGACAACGAGAGAGTCAGCGATGCGCCGCGGGAAGTCTGAACCGGTGGTCGCGCACGATCCATCGGCAGATTCAGCGGCTCGAGCGCACTTGCCAGCCGTTCTTTCCAGTACTCGACTTGGCGATCCAATCGCGCGCCGGACAACCATTGTCGCTGCCAGATCGCAAAATCCGCGTATTGAGCCGGCAGTTCGGGCAGAGACGCCGGTCTGCCTTGAACCTGAGCGATATACAGCTCGGTCATTTCCCGCACCAGAATGTGCGAGGACCACGCGTCGGACACGATGTGGTGCATCGTCAAGAGCAGCACGTGTTCCTCCGCGTCGAGTTTCAGTAGCGTGACACGAAGCATGGGGCCATAGGCCAGCTCGAATGGACGCTGGGCTTCGGCCGTTGCGAGTCGCAATACGGCCGCCTCCTGCTCGGATCCAGACAAATGATCGAGCGCGAGAAGAGGCACTGACATCGACGATGCGAGCGTCACGGTTTGTACCGGTTGGCCGTCCGACAGCGAGACCGTGGTCCGCAGCACTTCGTGCCGACCGACCAGTTCATTGACACTCCGTTCCAGAGCCGCCGCATCCAACGTCCCTGACAGCCGCAGCGCGATCGGCAAGTTGTAGGAGGCCCCATCCGGCTCCAGTTGTGTCAACACCCAGAGACGCTGTTGGGCGAAGGACAACGGAACCGGTCCGTCACGCTCCACTCTGGAAACGGGCGGCACTTCCGTGCCTCCTGCCTGAAGGCGGGCCGACTCCACGGCTTCAGCCAATTGGGACACCGACGTCGCCTCGAAGAGTGTCCGTAGCGGCAGTTCCACATGAAAGATCGTGCGCACCCGCGCCATCACTTGCGTCGCCAGCAACGAATGTCCGCCGAGATCGAAGAAGTTGTCATGAATCCCGATCCGGTCCCGCTTCAGAATGGTCTCCCAGATGCCCGCCAACATTTCTTCCGTCGGATTGCGCGGCGCTACGTAGCGGCGGTTCGACGCCAGATACGCCTCAGGATCCGGTAGGAGCGCCCGATCGACTTTTCCGTTCTGATTCAACGGCAGCGCCGGCAGACAGACCAGCGCGGTGGGAATCATATAGTCCGGCAGCCGCTCCTTCAAAAACTCACGCCATCCTGCCGGCTCGCCGGAGGAATCACGGGGCACAATATAGGCGGCCAAGTACTTCTCGCCGGTTTGGTTCCCGCGGGCCGTCACGACCGCTTGTTGAATCCCGGAGTGTTCGGTGAGACGCGCCTCGATCTCGCCCAATTCGATGCGGTACCCGCGGAGCTTGATTTGAAAATCGGTTCGCCCGAGAAACTCAACCGTACCGTCCGGTAGAACTCGTGCCAGATCACCGGACTTGTAGAGACGGCTTCCCGGTTCCGACGCCAGAGGGTGAGGGACGAATCGTTGAGCCGTGAGATCAGGTCGTCCAAGGTACCCGCGCGCCAGCCCCGCCCCGCCGAGGTAGAGTTCTCCCGGTACACCGATCGGCATCGGATCGAGCCGCTCGTCCAGAATATAGGCTTCCGCGTTGTCGATCGGACGGCCGATCGGGACGGTTGCGGAGAGGTTTGCCGTTTCATGACGTGGTTCGAACGGAAAGGTCAGGCAGCCGATCGTCGCTTCCGTCGGTCCGTAATGGTTCAGCACGCGGCAGCGGCCGGCAGTCGTCACTTGGTGGGCAAGCGCGTGCGACAAGACATCCCCGCCCAGCACAAGCAGCCGCCGAGGCAAGACCTTGGCGCCTTCCGACGTGGCGAGCAGCGTCTGGAAATGAGCCGGCACAATTTTCAACACGTCGATCGGATGCTTCGCGCAATAGTCCCCGAACTTCCGCCCGTCCGTGGCCGTGTCGTATCCGATCACATGCAGGCAACCGCCGGACGCGAGCGACGCAAAGATCACGGTGTTGCCGAGATCGGCGCCAAGTGTCGAGACCGTCGCAAAGTGCAGATCCGCCTCTGCCCGTACCGCGCGGCAAATGAAATCCGTGTAGTTCAAGACTCCAAGATGGGTGACGGCCACCCCTTTCGGGACGCCGGTCGATCCCGAGGTATAGATCACATAGGCCAATTCCATCGGGTAAACCGGCCGATCCGGATTGGTTGACGGCTCCTCCGTGAAGGTCCAGTCATGGAAATCCAGACAGCGCAGCAGCGCCACGGAATCAGGCAACCGCGACCGCCATTGTTCCTGCGTCAGGACCACTGCGATTCCCGCTTGCGAGACCTCGAACGTCAGGCGCGCCGGGGAATTCTCCGGATCGAGCGGCACATAGGCGGCGCCCGCTTTGAGCACGCCCAACAACCCCGCCACCATTTCGATCGAGCGCTCGACACACAATCCCACCAGCGCGCCTCGTCCGACTCCCATCCGGTTCAGACCGTGCGCAATCTGGTTGGCCCTGGCGTTCAATTCGGCGTAAGTCATGCGGCAGTCGCCGTACACGACGGCAACCGCATCGGGCCGCGCTTCTGCTTGACGTTCGAAGAGGTTCTGAAGGGGTCGATCGGCCGAGACAGGATGCTTGGCACCACGGCCTGCTTGCAGCACTCTGTGTCGTTGGGAATCGCTCAGCAAAGGCAACAGCCCGACATTGGTTTCCGGCTGCGCCGCAGCGCGGGTGAGCAACGCGGTCAAGGCCTCGCTTAGGATCGGAAGTATCGCCGCATGAATCAGTCCCGCATCTGCCTGCAGACGTAACTGGATCGACCGGCTCCGCTTCATACAGGTCAAGCTCAACTTGAGCGGCTCGAGGCGGACGGACTCCGGCTCAAATGAGAAGACAGTATCCGCGACATCCGCGGGCGGCTTCGTCGTTTCGAACTCAAATCCCACCAACTCCGTCGTTGAAGGGTCGGCCGTTTCCGTCCCACTGCCCCACACGAAGTACTCCTGCCACTCCCGCGCGTGGTGCTGGTCGGACGCGACTGCAGCCGCCAGGTCCTGAAACGATTTGTCCGGATCGATCCGGCACCGCAGCGGCACCCATTTGGCGAAGAGTCCCATCCCGGACTCCAGCTCATCGTATTTTCTGCCGTCGCCGAGCATGGCCATGAGGTATTCCCGTCGGCCGCCGACCCGGCTGAGCACCGTCTGCCACGCCGCCAATATCAGCGCGGCGAGCGGCGTCTCGCGCCGTTCAGACAAAACCAGCAACGATGAAACGACTTCTTGATCCAGCTCCCAAACAAGAGTCTCAGTCAGCCATCCGGCGGTTCCTTCTCCCGCATGCTCGAACGGCAGAATGATCGGAGCCGAGTCGGCGAACATGTCTCGCCAGAACTGCCGGCCTTTGACCGCATCTTCGTCTTCGAGCAACTCATTCTGCCATTCTGCAAACTGCGCGTACTGGACCAATTCCTGATCCGCTTCCTGTCGTGGAAATTCACGGTACCCGGCGGTGATCCCGTCGGCCAGATTGTGTAGCGTACGGACATCGGCACATATGGCCGGCAGACTCATGAGGAACCAATGCTCGCGGTCCGACAGCCGGCACAAGGTGCAGCGGAGCAACGGTCCTCGCTCCCAATCGATCGTCTGACGGCGATGGTCCTCCAGCAACTCCTTCCGCTTCGCCGCCTGCGTCGCCGCGTCCTCAGCCTGCAGCTCGATGGTTTCCCAGACGGGTTTGCTGTCCTCAACGATCACTTGCAGCGGTACTTTTACGCCTGGTTCTTTACAAAACATGGTCCGAAACGCTTCGTGCCTGGCCACCGTAGCGTTCACAGCCCATTCGAGGTGGGCGACGTCCAGCAGGCCCCGAATCACCAGGATCCCCTGCGCACAGGAGGTTCCGAATTTCTGTTGAAGCGCCCACAGGCGTTTTTGTTGGGGAGAAAGACGGAATCCTTGCACATCTATACTTGATTGCATGATGCCTCTAGGCGCTCACCGTCTGCACGTCTCGTTGATTGATCATCTCTCCCATGGCCACGACGATCTTCCGCGGCCCGGCAAACGGTGAACGGGCGTGG is a genomic window containing:
- a CDS encoding HNH nuclease family protein, encoding MGRKHSPHHEDTYRARALKLFPWICAHCGREFDGKKLSQLTVHHKDHNHDNNPLDGSNWELLCLYCHDNEHQRYLVADTPGETPPSREQERPSTFTPFAHLANLLKRKDVA
- a CDS encoding class I SAM-dependent methyltransferase, which encodes MEYEPDTNEKFKIVMNTYRVFGFYETVKEVILYLLSQKPADDFDRKYGVATSGVTESSEAGITDETARSLAVGYVPTREVVIRHILENTTKGLDLQQYSFVDLGCGKGRALIVAAQLPFKEVIGVELSPLHCEVATANVEGYLSNGRHPVQCRNVRVDCINAADFKFPDTDLLIYMYRPFLGPVFKEVAENMRRFQAVTGHRVLIAYSCPVEELMLQEYAGFVKRTEYQVISMDYSWSLWECQAEETPVLSLSEAH
- a CDS encoding amino acid adenylation domain-containing protein, yielding MQSSIDVQGFRLSPQQKRLWALQQKFGTSCAQGILVIRGLLDVAHLEWAVNATVARHEAFRTMFCKEPGVKVPLQVIVEDSKPVWETIELQAEDAATQAAKRKELLEDHRRQTIDWERGPLLRCTLCRLSDREHWFLMSLPAICADVRTLHNLADGITAGYREFPRQEADQELVQYAQFAEWQNELLEDEDAVKGRQFWRDMFADSAPIILPFEHAGEGTAGWLTETLVWELDQEVVSSLLVLSERRETPLAALILAAWQTVLSRVGGRREYLMAMLGDGRKYDELESGMGLFAKWVPLRCRIDPDKSFQDLAAAVASDQHHAREWQEYFVWGSGTETADPSTTELVGFEFETTKPPADVADTVFSFEPESVRLEPLKLSLTCMKRSRSIQLRLQADAGLIHAAILPILSEALTALLTRAAAQPETNVGLLPLLSDSQRHRVLQAGRGAKHPVSADRPLQNLFERQAEARPDAVAVVYGDCRMTYAELNARANQIAHGLNRMGVGRGALVGLCVERSIEMVAGLLGVLKAGAAYVPLDPENSPARLTFEVSQAGIAVVLTQEQWRSRLPDSVALLRCLDFHDWTFTEEPSTNPDRPVYPMELAYVIYTSGSTGVPKGVAVTHLGVLNYTDFICRAVRAEADLHFATVSTLGADLGNTVIFASLASGGCLHVIGYDTATDGRKFGDYCAKHPIDVLKIVPAHFQTLLATSEGAKVLPRRLLVLGGDVLSHALAHQVTTAGRCRVLNHYGPTEATIGCLTFPFEPRHETANLSATVPIGRPIDNAEAYILDERLDPMPIGVPGELYLGGAGLARGYLGRPDLTAQRFVPHPLASEPGSRLYKSGDLARVLPDGTVEFLGRTDFQIKLRGYRIELGEIEARLTEHSGIQQAVVTARGNQTGEKYLAAYIVPRDSSGEPAGWREFLKERLPDYMIPTALVCLPALPLNQNGKVDRALLPDPEAYLASNRRYVAPRNPTEEMLAGIWETILKRDRIGIHDNFFDLGGHSLLATQVMARVRTIFHVELPLRTLFEATSVSQLAEAVESARLQAGGTEVPPVSRVERDGPVPLSFAQQRLWVLTQLEPDGASYNLPIALRLSGTLDAAALERSVNELVGRHEVLRTTVSLSDGQPVQTVTLASSMSVPLLALDHLSGSEQEAAVLRLATAEAQRPFELAYGPMLRVTLLKLDAEEHVLLLTMHHIVSDAWSSHILVREMTELYIAQVQGRPASLPELPAQYADFAIWQRQWLSGARLDRQVEYWKERLASALEPLNLPMDRARPPVQTSRGASLTLSLSPELSAAMTELSRHEGVTLFMTLLTGFYALLFRYTGRRDLIVGSPIANRTRSEIEGLIGFFVNTLALRADLSGTQTVRELLALVRQVCLGAYTHQDVPFEKLVEVLQPVRDVSYSPIFQVMFELQNAPVSELDIPGLHIDTVDVESLTAKFDLTLTLCETDSGLTASMEYNTDLFSADSVMRMLQHYELILRDMAAKPDATIEELRLLTGEEEHRLLTDWNVGPCLSVPDRSFVQLFEAQVSATPDSVAAVWLDRRVTYDELNRRANRVAHALLLEGVGPETAVALLGDRDLDFLTMLLGVLKAGGIYVPLDAGHPDLRLVHMLGESRARVLLATETYRQRVNPLVEELAKNSRPILLTMEEIQSSVKQDCNPGIPWHAAQTVYVIYTSGSTGMPKGAMVEHRGMLNHLWGKVTTLRLTAADVIAQTASQCFDISVWQFLAPLLCGGRVCIVPDEIAHDPARLLRHAEAAGVTILETVPALLHGMLDMEADADNREPELKRLRMVLPTGEALSGQLCCRWLARYPSIPLVNAYGPAECADDVALHQIFESPNGEAAFMPVGRPVPNLELYVLSSSLKPLPVGVAGELCVAGAGVGRGYLLNPAKTAEVFVPHPFAKEPGARLYRTGDMAHHLPNGVIQFIGRMDHQVKVRGFRIELGEIESQLLAHPDVHEAAVVTSEDARGDKRLVAYAAGRASSEALREFLRGRLPEYMVPSVIVVLESLPRNANGKLDRRALPVPAGRDPQQAFVAPRTDMEARFAREWAEVLGLPHVGIHDNFFDLGGHSLTAVQLVSRIQRMIGNPIALLDLFQAPTVAGLAQRISGQAEAASSPFVVFQAGRGGAPLFCFDPTGTHVSAYQPLAYALGEDRPVYGLALSWIFSEPWNALSMDLIAARYTAIIRERQPDGPYHLLGWSNGGAVALAVGRLLEQQGQSLAFLGILDTQPQAASESTASVSEELDHYIQGDRREAFLVLPEAERQALKDELARLSEEERVEHAIRWAQDRKLLSREESDASIDALKVGYALDRETVRILNAVVQDPLRAPIHAWWTSATLSKFGAAPVDWSRCTNGLVEIGTVLGEHTDAVRSVQVHQQIGEILSRFDGVPQRR
- a CDS encoding inorganic pyrophosphatase; this translates as MTAEVHGGSDPFQRLLRLMFKAHPWHGVSIGQEAPDVVTAYIEIVPTDTVKYEVDKSSGFLKVDRPQRFSNFCPVYYGLIPQTYSGEQVAAIFARRARRKDMVGDGDPLDICVLSEKSIPHSDILLTALPIGGLSLADGGDADDKIIAVMRDDAVYGNFTDISQCPAALMDRLQHYFLTYKSAPGTTHHKVEITSVYGREEALKVIRASHADYRAKYPELSSLWPKKL